In Cheilinus undulatus linkage group 14, ASM1832078v1, whole genome shotgun sequence, a genomic segment contains:
- the LOC121520961 gene encoding zinc finger protein 773-like, translated as MMVETSVLTASLGADEEDCGGAEPARSADPERHLQLKTEVKTEDSSGFETDDSDDWQRTTEHPSRLAFLRNDDVYQTAATFDSDRICHTGRTFFSGSGCLNQITVNGAVGHEIDDIGVHRETKQEDSASSFIKEEQEEVWISQADTPKSLFTPVPVKSEADEEKPQFLHLHQRQSKQMERGANGEDCGKPEPARNSDLESHLLPETEVKTENFSGTDDSVDSDFWTETRQRQPSLESVENTDHAREMAQKISQSCSECGKTFKTKWLLKQHMRIHTGEKPFSCSVCTKSFYHKGNLTKHLRVHTGEKPFSCSECGQRYVDKSYLKCHLAVHTGEKRFSCRVCKERFSWHSQLKKHKCVRGQDSEHPKTQNRGKKKQKQKLRERELERTVDQPGTEIQ; from the coding sequence atgatGGTAGAAACCTCAGTCCTCACAGCTTCATTGGGAGCTGATGaagaggactgtggaggagcAGAACCAGCCAGGAGCGCAGATCCAGAGAGACATCTACAACTAAAGACTGAGGTCAAGACTGAGGACTCCTCAGGATttgagactgatgacagtgatgATTGGCAGAGGACCACAGAGCATCCATCACGTTTAGCTTTTCTAAGAAATGATGACGTCTACCAGACTGCAGCAACTTTTGACTCTGACAGAATCTGTCACACAGGAAGGACATTTTTCAGTGGCTCAGGATGTTTGAACCAGATTACAGTAAATGGAGCTGTGGGTCATGAAATCGATGACATCGGGGTACACAGAGAAACAAAGCAGGAGGACAGTGCATCCTCATTTATTAAGGAAGAACAGGAAGAAGTCTGGATCAGTCAGGCCGATACCCCAAAGTCCCTGTTCACTCCTGTTCCTGTGAAGAGTGAAGCtgatgaagagaaacctcagTTCTTACATCTTCATCAGAGACAAAGTAAACAGATGGAAAGAGGAGCTaatggagaggactgtggaaAACCAGAACCAGCCAGGAACTCAGATTTGGAGAGCCATTTACTACCAGAGACTGAGGTCAAGACTGAAAACTTTTCTGGAACTGATGACAGTGTGGACAGTGATTTTTGGACAGAGACCAGACAACGGCAGCCAAGTTTAGAATCTGTAGAAAACACTGACCATGCTAGAGAAATGGCTCAAAAGATATCACAAAGCTGTTCAGAGTGTGGTAAAAccttcaaaacaaaatggcTTTTGAAACAACATATGAGaatccacacaggagagaaacccttcagctgctctgtttgcaCTAAAAGTTTTTATCATAAGGGAAATTTGACAAAACACCTGagagttcacacaggagagaaacccttcagctgctctgagtgtggtcaAAGATATGTTGACAAATCTTATCTGAAGTGTCACTTAGCAgttcacactggagagaaacgcTTCAGCTGCAGGGTTTGTAAAGAAAGATTCTCATGGCATTCGcagctgaaaaaacacaaatgtgtcAGAGGTCAGGATTCAGAGCATCCCAAAACCcaaaacaggggaaaaaagaagcagaaacagaagttgagagagagggagctggAGAGAACTGTTGACCAGCCTGGAACTGAAATCCAGTGA
- the LOC121521761 gene encoding zinc finger protein 721-like, whose protein sequence is MTEENDGLRSSWHAEQLHRLEEADTTIPVSVTSKNDVRNLSPHGTVGADGEDCGEAEPCRNSDARRDLELKTEVKTHHYSEAETDDSEDWTKSRELQSVLNFVENTENERSEKPYSCHECGEVFTAKQLLTQHTRIHVETLFSCSVCGKGFKQERHLTRHLRIHTGENPFSCSECDKRFNRKDSLTRHLVVHTEVKPFCCSVCSQGFNHKSVLTLHMAHHRGEKPFGCSICDQRFSWPKQLKRHKCLGCQAGELHQIHPEETRETETNGEDCGGADPVKNSDPRRHLQLKTEDSSEAETDDSDDWKETREHPSRLGFPGNDDICQAAATFDSDRRKHTDRMFVSGSGCLNQVTVNGTVAHEIDDIWGHRGSKQEDSASSFIKEEQEEVHISQANTLKVLFNPTPVKSEADEEKSQFLHLHQRQSEQMETGVNGEDCGGPEPARNSDLESHLLPETEVKTENFSGTDDSVDSDFWTETRQRQPSLKSVENSDHARETTQKTSQSCSECGKTFKTKWLLKQHMRIHTGEKPFSCSVCSKRFNVKGSLTKHMTRHTGERPFSCSECGKRFDRKGSLTRHKIVHTGEKPFSCSFCTKRFNQRSSLKRHLAQHRGEKPQVSSLRGLEMSWLKESPSPVLRDLGRLATRPEYEEERELLDVGVTPEITQQRADIQPPLKSKEELPCKQQQVWSPNLDQKDSELPHIKEEQGSEEGQQLQGLEEADSTKFSFTLVTVKSEDNEEKPQVSQLHQRQSEQIETGADGEDCGGAEAAKDSDPERHLQPETECKTENSSEPKTENSDEWRETREHPLGSPSAENIENNKPKTSKKLHSCSECGKTFKDKQDLTRHMRIHTGEKPFSCNECGKTFRRKQDLTRHIKIHTGEKPFSCAVCSKRFNLKDHLTRHILLHTGEKPFSCSECGKRFNQKCTLNSHMATHRGEKLFGCSECSQRFSRKSNLTRHMALHREQKPYVYSICDQSYSWYFILRNPKCAGVQESGLHQNQTGEKGEAETVADGEQCGGAEQAGNSDPEIILQPETEVKTEDFSEAETDDSDDWMETKEQQSGLPFVKNITLRGPVIDKKSHSCSECGKKFKKKHDLTRHRRIHTGEKPFSCSVCNKKFNDKGNLSNHMLVHTGEKPFSCSVCSKKFKQRANLKLHMAHHRGEKSFSCSLCDKRFSWRSQLKQHKCVGGQTSELHQNQNVEAGEEKKREDCGGVEPYRTLDPERHVEPEIDDSVKWREARQNQSDFKNKRQKTGKKSHSCSECGKTFKDKQDLTRHMRIHTGEKPFSCSECGKRFCLKGYLSTHMARHKGEKRYNCIVCHQRFFWHAQLQSHKCAEGQASGLHKQERRKTGADREDCGGAEAARNSDPERHLQPETEIKTEDSSEPETEDNNSNYKSTRFKL, encoded by the exons ATGACAGAGGAAAATGATGGACTGAGGAGCAGCTGGCACGCAGAGCAGCTTCACAGACTGGAGGAGGCTGACACTACCATTCCTGTTTCTGTGACCAGTAAAAATGATGTGAGAAACCTCAGTCCTCACGGCACTGTgggagctgatggagaggactgtggagaAGCAGAGCCATGCAGGAACTCGGATGCAAGGAGAGATTTAGAACTAAAGACTGAGGTCAAGACTCACCACTATTCTGAagctgagactgatgacagtgaagactggacaaaaagcagagaacttcagtcagttttaaattttgtagaaaacactgaaaatgagagATCAGAGAAACCATATAGCTGCCATGAGTGTGGTGAAGTATTTACAGCGAAACAACTTCTGACTCAACACACGAGAATTCATGTAGAGACACTGTTCAGCTGCTCTGTATGTGGGAAAGGATTCAAACAAGAACGACACCTCACCAGACAtttgagaattcacacaggggagaacccctttagctgctctgagtgtgataAAAGATTTAACCGTAAAGACAGTCTAACCAGACACTTGGTAGTTCATACAGAAGTAAAGCCTTTCTGTTGCTCTGTTTGCAGTCAGGGATTTAACCACAAGTCTGTTCTGACACTTCACATGGCACATCacagaggagagaaaccctttggCTGCAGTATTTGTGACCAAAGATTCTCATGGcctaaacagttaaaaagacaTAAGTGTCTTGGATGCCAGGCTGGGGAGCTTCACCAAATCCATCCTGAGGAGACAAGAGAGACAGAAACTAATGGAGAAGACTGTGGAGGAGCAGATCCAGTCAAGAACTCTGATCCAAGGAGACATTTACAACTCAAGACTGAGGACTCCTCAGAagctgagactgatgacagtgatgATTGGAAAGAGACCAGAGAACATCCATCACGTTTAGGTTTTCCAGGAAACGATGACATCTGCCAGGCTGCAGCAACGTTTGACTCTGACAGAAGAAAACACACAGATAGAATGTTTGTCAGTGGCTCAGGATGTTTGAACCAGGTTACAGTAAATGGAACGGTGGCCCATGAAATCGATGACATCTGGGGACACAGAGGATCAAAGCAGGAGGACAGTGCATCCTCATTTATTAAGGAGGAACAGGAAGAGGTCCATATCAGTCAGGCCAATACCCTGAAGGTCCTATTCAATCCTACTCCTGTGAAGAGTGAAGCTGATGAAGAGAAATCTCAGTTCTTGCATCTTCATCAGAGACAAAGTGAACAGATGGAAACAGGAGTTaatggagaggactgtggaggacCAGAACCAGCCAGGAACTCAGATCTAGAGAGCCATTTACTACCAGAGACTGAGGTCAAGACTGAAAACTTTTCTGGAACTGATGACAGTGTGGACAGTGATTTTTGGACAGAGACCAGACAACGGCAGCCAAGTTTAAAATCTGTAGAAAACTCTGACCATGCTAGAGAAACAACTCAAAAGACATCACAAAGCTGTTCAGAGTGTGGTAAAAccttcaaaacaaaatggcTTTTGAAACAACATATGAGaatccacacaggagagaaacccttcagctgctctgtttgtagTAAAAGATTCAATGTGAAGGGAAGTCTGACCAAACACATGACACGtcacacaggagagagaccCTTCAGTTGCTCCGAGTGTGGTAAGAGATTTGACAGAAAAGGAAGTCTGACCAGACACAAGATAgttcacacaggggagaaacccttcagctgctcgtTTTGCACCAAACGTTTTAACCAAAGGTCTAGTTTGAAACGTCACTTGGCACaacacagaggagagaaacCCCAAGTctcctct CTCAGAGGTTTGGAAATGTCCTGGTTGAAAGAATCACCCTCTCCGGTTCTCAGAGACCTGGGAAGACTAGCAACAAGACCTGAATACGAAGAAGAGAGAGAACTGCTGGATGTGGGTGTAACACCTGAAATAACGCAGCAGAGAGCAG ATATCCAGCCACCATTAAAGAGTAAAGAAGAACTTCCGTGCAAACAGCAGCAGGTGTGGAGCCCCAATCTGGACCAGAAGGATTCAGAGCTCccacacattaaagaggaacaggGCAGTGAGGAGGGACAGCAGCTTCAAGGACTAGAGGAGGCTGATTCGACCAAGTTCTCCTTTACCCTTGTCACTGTAAAAAGTGAAGATAATGAAGAGAAACCTCAGGTCTCACAGCTTCATCAGAGACAAAGTGAACAGATAgaaacaggagctgatggagaggactgtggaggagcAGAAGCAGCGAAGGACTCAGATCCAGAGAGGCATTTACAGCCAGAGACTGAGTGCAAGACTGAAAACTCTTCTGAACCTAAGACTGAAAACAGTGACGAATGGAGGGAGACCAGAGAACACCCTTTAGGCTCACCCTCTGCAGAAAACATAGAAAATAATAAACCAAAGACTAGTAAGAAATTACACAGCTGTTCAGAGTGtggtaaaacattcaaagacAAACAGGATCTCACCAGACACATGAGAATtcatacaggagagaaacccttcagctgcaaTGAGTGTGGGAAAACATTTAGAAGGAAACAAGATTTGACCAGACACATAaaaattcacacaggagagaaacctttcAGCTGTGCTGTTTGCAGTAAAAGATTTAACCTAAAGGACCATTTGACAAGGCATATTCTactccacacaggagagaaaccgtttagctgctctgagtgtggtaaaagatttaaccAAAAGTGTACTTTGAATTCACACATGGCAACTCACAGAGGTGAGAAACTGTTTGGCTGCTCAGAATGCAGTCAAAGATTTAGTCGAAAGTCAAATCTAACACGTCACATGGCGCTTCACAGGGAGCAGAAACCATACGTCTACTCTATTTGTGACCAAAGTTACTCCTGGTATTTCATATTAAGAAACCCTAAGTGTGCTGGAGTTCAGGAATCAGGGCTTCATCAAAACCAAACTGGAGAGAAGGGAGAAGCAGAAACAGTAGCTGATGGAGAGCAGTGTGGAGGAGCAGAACAGGCCGGAAACTCAGACCCAGAGATAATTTTACAACCAGAGACTGAAGTCAAGACTGAAGACTTCTCAGAagctgagactgatgacagcgATGACtggatggagacaaaagaacaacagTCAGGTCTACCCtttgtgaaaaatataacaCTCAGGGGACCAGTTATTGATAAGAAATCACATAGCTGCTCtgaatgtgggaaaaaatttaaaaagaaacatgattTGACCCGACACAGGAGAattcacacaggggagaaaccctttagctgctctgtttgcaataaaaaattTAATGATAAAGGAAATCTTTCCAATCATATGTTAgttcacactggagagaaacccttcagctgctctgtttgcagcaaaaaatttaaacaaagagCTAATCTAAAACTGCATATGGCACATCATAGAGGAGAGAAATCCTTCAGCTGCAGTCTGTGTGACAAAAGATTCTCATGGCGTtcacaattaaaacaacacaaatgtgTTGGAGGGCAGACTTCAGAGCTTCATCAAAACCAAAATGTGGAggcaggagaggaaaaaaaacgaGAAGACTGTGGAGGAGTAGAACCCTATAGGACTTTAGACCCAGAGAGACATGTAGAACCAGAGATTGATGACAGTGTTAAATGGAGGGAGGCCAGACAGAAtcagtcagattttaaaaataagaggCAAAAGACAGGTAAGAAATCACatagctgctctgagtgtggtaaaacattcaaagatAAACAAGACCTGACCCGACATATGAGaatccacacaggagagaaaccattcagCTGTTCTgaatgtggtaaaagattttGCCTTAAGGGTTACCTCTCAACTCACATGGCCCGCCACAAAGGGGAGAAACGCTACAACTGCATTGTGTGTCACCAAAGATTCTTTTGGCATGCccagttacaaagtcacaagtGTGCTGAAGGTCAGGCATCAGGGCTTCATAAACAGGAGAGAAGAAAGACAGGAGCTGATAGAGAGGATTGTGGAGGAGCAGAAGCAGCCAGGAACTCAGATCCAGAGAGACATTTACAGCCAGAGACTGAGATCAAGACTGAAGACTCTTCTGAACCTGAGACTGAGGACAACAATAGTAATTATAAATCAACCAGGTTTAAACTCTGA